From Micromonospora rhizosphaerae, the proteins below share one genomic window:
- a CDS encoding VOC family protein — protein sequence MTIQRMDNVLIVVDDLDAVIAFFVELGMELEGKGPIEGRWVERVIGIDDVRQDIAMLRTPDGHGRIELAMFHTPKAISAEPKDAPANTLGIRRIMFAVDDIEDVVARLRTHGAELVGELAQYEDSYRLCYVRGPEGIIVGLAEQLS from the coding sequence ATGACGATCCAGCGGATGGACAACGTCCTCATCGTTGTCGACGATCTCGACGCTGTAATTGCGTTCTTCGTCGAACTCGGCATGGAGCTGGAGGGCAAGGGGCCAATCGAGGGACGCTGGGTCGAGCGTGTCATCGGGATCGACGACGTCCGACAGGACATCGCAATGCTGCGGACCCCGGACGGCCACGGCCGGATCGAGCTGGCAATGTTCCATACGCCGAAGGCGATCAGCGCCGAGCCGAAGGATGCACCGGCGAACACGCTGGGCATTCGTCGCATCATGTTCGCCGTCGACGACATCGAGGACGTCGTTGCCCGCCTGCGTACCCACGGCGCCGAACTCGTCGGCGAGCTGGCGCAGTACGAGGACAGCTATCGGCTCTGCTACGTCCGCGGCCCGGAGGGCATCATCGTCGGACTGGCCGAACAGCTCAGCTGA
- a CDS encoding putative immunity protein, with protein sequence MILPRVRDPRFITLRRGGTLTDSDHHLLALWAASCAEHVLHLFESVQPEDPRPREAIEHARAWVRGEVKMMQARAAGGHAMGAARDLSGAARHAAYAAGQAGAVAHVAAHELGAAAYAIKAVRAAAPEGESDAAGRLECRWQRDQIPEAIRELVLDDQRLRNDICWSVFDC encoded by the coding sequence ATGATCCTCCCGAGGGTTCGGGACCCTCGCTTCATCACGCTTCGTCGCGGTGGGACCCTCACTGATTCGGATCATCATCTGCTCGCTCTTTGGGCGGCGTCGTGCGCGGAGCACGTCCTTCACCTGTTCGAGTCGGTTCAGCCTGAGGACCCGCGACCACGTGAAGCGATCGAGCACGCCCGCGCCTGGGTGCGTGGTGAGGTCAAGATGATGCAGGCTCGCGCGGCGGGCGGCCATGCAATGGGCGCGGCCAGAGACCTGAGTGGGGCAGCACGGCATGCCGCGTACGCTGCTGGCCAGGCGGGGGCCGTCGCACACGTCGCCGCGCACGAACTCGGTGCGGCCGCCTATGCGATCAAGGCCGTACGTGCTGCCGCGCCGGAAGGCGAGAGCGATGCCGCAGGGCGACTCGAGTGCCGATGGCAGCGTGACCAAATCCCGGAGGCGATTCGCGAGCTCGTGCTCGACGACCAGCGGTTGCGGAACGACATCTGCTGGTCGGTGTTTGACTGCTGA
- a CDS encoding SUKH-4 family immunity protein — MAPPTQQKAALTSCGVPLLEGVVDVTLFAAELRNGKYRLAGTRSELYHAGYIYLAEPETGLVSVLQPSSGHLRFVNSSINHWLCLLHLVGMWFSSSTAIQTWDEYLAKELASRKPSLHRMVPPVSRLSATPVPGPSAAASYLRAVRPR, encoded by the coding sequence GTGGCGCCTCCCACCCAGCAGAAGGCGGCATTGACTTCGTGCGGCGTGCCGCTGTTGGAAGGGGTGGTCGACGTGACCCTGTTCGCAGCGGAGCTGAGGAATGGGAAGTATCGCCTCGCCGGGACCAGGAGCGAGCTCTACCACGCCGGTTACATCTACCTCGCCGAGCCGGAGACCGGGCTGGTGTCAGTGCTGCAGCCATCCAGCGGACATCTCAGGTTCGTCAACTCGTCGATTAACCACTGGCTGTGCTTGCTGCACTTGGTCGGCATGTGGTTCTCGAGTTCGACAGCGATCCAGACTTGGGATGAGTACCTGGCAAAGGAGCTGGCGTCGCGTAAGCCGAGCCTGCACCGCATGGTGCCACCGGTGTCGCGCTTGTCGGCGACCCCGGTTCCTGGACCAAGCGCTGCGGCAAGTTACTTGCGGGCGGTCCGCCCCCGTTGA
- a CDS encoding DinB family protein yields the protein MQTEAATLLSYLDGQRRHIIGALEGLSDKDLRRPVLPSGWSCLGLVNHLALDVERFWFNAVIAGQTSVIEALPHTENVWNVDPSVSPEDILNRYRTSIDATNTVIRETPMDTPPAWWPANKFGSFRLHTAREIMLHVITETACHAGHLDAVRELIDGKQWMVHGEA from the coding sequence ATGCAGACCGAAGCCGCCACCTTACTGTCCTATCTAGACGGCCAGCGCCGTCACATCATCGGGGCCCTGGAGGGCTTGAGCGACAAGGACCTGCGCCGCCCCGTGCTGCCGTCCGGGTGGAGCTGCCTCGGTCTGGTCAACCATCTCGCCCTCGACGTCGAGCGGTTCTGGTTCAACGCCGTCATCGCCGGCCAAACCTCGGTGATCGAAGCCTTGCCGCACACCGAGAACGTGTGGAACGTCGACCCGTCCGTATCGCCGGAGGATATCCTGAACCGGTATCGCACCTCCATCGACGCGACCAACACGGTCATTCGCGAAACCCCGATGGACACCCCGCCCGCCTGGTGGCCGGCGAACAAGTTTGGCAGCTTCCGGCTGCACACCGCCCGCGAGATCATGCTGCATGTGATCACCGAAACCGCTTGCCACGCCGGTCATTTGGACGCCGTCCGGGAGCTGATCGACGGAAAGCAGTGGATGGTGCACGGCGAGGCGTGA
- a CDS encoding RNA polymerase sigma factor, which yields MTAHTAVRDAATDAYPRIVAALIRITGDWTLAEDCAQDAMTLALQRWPEEGVPGNPGGWLMTVARNRAIDIARRASVERRKLEELAVLAPAEPVEEQEAEDIVDDRLRLIFTCCHPALALEARVALTLRTICAVPTADIARAFLVTESTMTRRLTRAKTKIADARIPYRVPTGRALDERLPGVLAVLYLLFTRGYDPGGEPVFADEAIRLARLLAELMPREPEVRGLLALFLLHHSRRAARRDSDGNLLTLERQDRSAWDRAAIAEGVQILTGTPSAGPYVLQARIAAGHATARDAAGTDWAAIAGYYDELAAQQPSPVVELNRAVAHGFAHGPEAGLALLAKARNGGALDDYPLTIAAEAELTARQGNRELAAALFRRAADLTTTDIERRALLERANENLENL from the coding sequence GTGACCGCGCATACGGCGGTCCGGGACGCGGCCACCGATGCGTATCCGCGCATCGTGGCCGCGCTTATCCGAATCACCGGCGACTGGACGCTCGCCGAGGATTGCGCCCAGGACGCTATGACCCTTGCCCTGCAACGCTGGCCCGAGGAGGGCGTCCCGGGCAATCCGGGCGGATGGCTGATGACGGTGGCTCGCAATCGTGCGATCGACATCGCCCGCCGTGCGTCCGTCGAACGGCGAAAGCTTGAAGAGCTGGCCGTGCTGGCGCCGGCGGAGCCCGTCGAGGAACAGGAGGCGGAAGACATCGTGGACGACCGGCTCCGGCTCATTTTCACGTGCTGCCATCCGGCGCTGGCCCTCGAGGCCCGCGTTGCGCTGACTCTGCGCACGATCTGCGCCGTGCCGACCGCCGACATCGCCCGCGCCTTCCTGGTCACAGAGTCGACGATGACGCGCCGGCTCACCCGGGCCAAAACGAAGATCGCCGATGCCCGGATCCCTTACCGGGTGCCGACCGGGCGCGCGCTGGACGAGCGGTTGCCAGGTGTCCTCGCGGTCCTCTACCTGCTTTTCACCCGGGGCTACGACCCGGGCGGCGAACCGGTCTTCGCCGACGAGGCGATCCGTTTGGCCCGGCTCCTCGCCGAGCTGATGCCGCGCGAGCCCGAGGTCCGTGGGCTGCTTGCGCTGTTCCTGCTTCACCATTCACGCCGCGCGGCCCGCCGGGACTCCGACGGGAACCTGCTCACCCTCGAACGGCAGGACCGCTCCGCCTGGGATCGCGCGGCGATCGCTGAGGGCGTTCAGATTTTGACGGGTACCCCGTCAGCCGGCCCCTATGTCCTGCAAGCTCGCATCGCCGCCGGTCATGCCACCGCCCGCGACGCCGCCGGCACCGACTGGGCGGCCATCGCCGGCTACTACGACGAGCTTGCCGCGCAACAACCCTCGCCCGTCGTCGAGCTCAATCGCGCTGTGGCGCATGGCTTCGCGCACGGGCCGGAGGCCGGTTTGGCGTTGCTGGCCAAGGCCCGCAACGGCGGTGCTCTCGACGACTACCCGCTCACCATCGCCGCCGAGGCGGAACTGACCGCACGCCAAGGCAATCGCGAGCTCGCCGCCGCTCTGTTCCGCCGCGCCGCCGACCTGACAACCACCGACATCGAACGCCGTGCTCTGCTGGAGCGGGCCAACGAGAACCTGGAGAACCTGTGA
- a CDS encoding YciI family protein: MKYLMFVCTDPEPDTDKENEPDIDVWVAENDANGRRLQGNVLAPKSSATTVRVRSGELQITDGPFAETREVIVGFDLLQCADLDEAIEVARAHPMARRGRIEIRPLADFEQ, from the coding sequence ATGAAGTACCTGATGTTCGTGTGCACCGACCCGGAACCGGACACCGATAAAGAAAACGAACCCGACATCGACGTCTGGGTAGCCGAGAACGACGCCAACGGCCGCCGCTTGCAGGGCAACGTGCTGGCGCCGAAATCGTCGGCCACGACCGTCCGGGTGCGCAGCGGCGAGCTGCAGATCACCGATGGCCCGTTCGCCGAGACCAGGGAGGTCATCGTCGGCTTTGACCTGCTCCAATGCGCCGACCTCGATGAGGCTATCGAGGTCGCTCGGGCTCACCCGATGGCCCGCCGCGGCCGGATTGAGATCCGCCCGCTGGCCGACTTCGAGCAGTGA
- a CDS encoding class I SAM-dependent methyltransferase, whose protein sequence is MTGSWVDFPNRWLHGSRNWPRCRRGQRALDVGCGPGGLTAQLVDRLGADNVSAVDPSAPFVAAVRARLPGVDVRPAAAERLPFPDDSFDLALAQLVVHFMADPVSGLSEMARVTRPGGLVAACVWDHAGGSGPLATFWRAVHDIDPPVRDESELAGAREGHLAELYEAARLKDIEPMSLTVTVRFATFDDWWEPFTLGVGPAGAYVARLDEAQRDGLRSRCVQLLPPSPFEISASAWCVRARA, encoded by the coding sequence ATGACCGGTTCATGGGTCGATTTTCCGAACCGTTGGCTGCACGGTTCGCGGAACTGGCCCAGGTGCAGGCGGGGCCAGCGGGCGCTGGACGTCGGGTGCGGGCCAGGCGGACTGACCGCACAGCTGGTGGACCGTCTGGGCGCAGACAACGTCTCGGCGGTCGACCCATCCGCCCCGTTCGTTGCAGCCGTCCGCGCGCGCTTGCCCGGGGTTGACGTGCGCCCCGCTGCGGCTGAACGTCTTCCCTTTCCTGACGACAGCTTCGATCTCGCCCTTGCCCAGCTGGTCGTGCACTTCATGGCCGATCCGGTGTCCGGGCTGTCGGAAATGGCCCGGGTCACCCGTCCCGGCGGCCTGGTCGCCGCCTGCGTGTGGGATCACGCCGGAGGCAGCGGTCCGCTCGCCACCTTCTGGCGGGCTGTGCACGACATCGATCCACCTGTGCGCGACGAGTCGGAGCTGGCCGGGGCTCGCGAAGGTCACCTGGCCGAGCTTTACGAAGCAGCACGCCTGAAGGACATCGAGCCCATGTCGCTGACCGTCACCGTCCGGTTCGCCACATTCGACGACTGGTGGGAGCCGTTCACGCTCGGCGTCGGACCGGCCGGTGCCTATGTCGCGCGGCTGGACGAGGCGCAGCGCGATGGCCTGCGCAGCCGATGTGTGCAGCTCCTGCCACCGTCACCGTTCGAGATCTCTGCTTCAGCCTGGTGCGTGCGGGCTCGCGCCTGA
- a CDS encoding site-specific integrase: MAAFPASASSVVPTDQLVLRAAVSAFLGRYRGQIRVHTDSDLRVFLRWCTDQGLDPLAAARMDIERYVRWLQDVRRYQPSTVSRRLSVVVGFYRVCVIDAILDHSPADYVRRPTVPAESPTPGLGHPQFEALITTARLSTNPNDFALVALLGLLGLRIFEACGASIADLGEEHGHCHADPRTTTRYDRARKNLDRRPNYIPARTWPPGHGQPLAALPSWVRPGCEACRPVSRKALDRGRPHAVIALDSGHSYAVVLVPGRAAASLSHQMPSHLLPVACRLLIRPVGHADPEAFPRRLDA, translated from the coding sequence ATGGCTGCCTTTCCTGCTTCCGCTTCCAGTGTCGTACCGACCGATCAGCTCGTTTTGCGCGCCGCGGTGTCCGCCTTCCTGGGCCGCTACCGTGGGCAGATTCGCGTCCATACCGACTCCGACCTGCGGGTCTTCCTACGCTGGTGCACCGACCAGGGCCTCGACCCGCTGGCTGCGGCACGGATGGACATCGAGCGGTACGTGCGCTGGCTGCAGGACGTACGCCGGTACCAGCCCTCGACGGTCTCGCGGCGCCTGTCGGTCGTGGTCGGGTTCTATCGGGTCTGCGTCATCGACGCCATCCTGGACCACTCGCCCGCCGACTACGTCCGCCGGCCCACGGTGCCGGCCGAGTCGCCTACCCCCGGGCTGGGTCACCCGCAGTTCGAGGCCCTGATCACCACCGCCCGGCTGTCGACCAACCCGAACGACTTCGCCCTGGTCGCGCTTCTGGGCCTGCTCGGCCTACGGATCTTCGAAGCCTGCGGGGCCAGCATCGCCGACCTGGGCGAGGAGCACGGCCACTGCCACGCCGACCCGCGAACCACCACGCGCTACGACCGGGCCCGCAAGAACCTCGACCGGCGCCCCAACTACATCCCGGCGCGTACCTGGCCTCCGGGACATGGCCAGCCGCTCGCGGCTTTGCCGAGTTGGGTGCGGCCGGGTTGCGAGGCCTGCCGGCCGGTCTCAAGGAAGGCTCTCGATCGTGGACGTCCGCATGCTGTAATCGCGCTCGACAGTGGCCACTCGTACGCGGTAGTCCTGGTACCAGGCCGCGCGGCCGCGTCGCTGAGCCACCAGATGCCCAGCCACCTGCTTCCAGTCGCGTGCCGCCTGCTGATCCGCCCAGTAGGACACGCTGATCCCGAGGCTTTCCCGCGCCGACTCGATGCCTAG
- a CDS encoding polysaccharide deacetylase family protein, whose translation MVTLAVAACTAPHDPADGTSDTRDATVEPGSPSPTQTPDAAGQLAGSSGAPVTNAGKGTLAYYMERIPRFPAPPPPTKLVLPRTPDSAAFQFEIPTTDKVAFLTIDDGTVPHPWALPLLQAANVPVTLFLTTNTIRDHIEYFRALQQAGAVIESHTVSHPQLTTLGYERQKYELCHAADQLGEWYGQRPTLFRPPYGEKNADTLRAAWSCGLLAGFNWRESARNRGVAYQRPDHRVHAGDIILMHFRATFPDDFVAALRAIKAAGLTPAALGDYAHVTPIRTPDAVPRNPL comes from the coding sequence TTGGTCACCCTGGCGGTGGCTGCGTGCACCGCACCGCACGATCCTGCGGATGGGACGAGCGATACGCGCGATGCGACGGTCGAGCCCGGTTCCCCGTCACCGACCCAGACGCCCGATGCGGCTGGCCAGCTGGCCGGGTCCTCGGGTGCGCCGGTTACGAATGCCGGCAAGGGAACGCTCGCCTACTACATGGAGCGGATCCCGAGATTTCCCGCGCCGCCACCACCAACGAAACTCGTCCTGCCCCGCACCCCTGACAGCGCCGCGTTCCAATTCGAGATCCCCACCACCGATAAGGTCGCCTTCCTCACGATCGACGACGGTACGGTGCCGCATCCGTGGGCGCTGCCCCTGCTGCAGGCCGCGAACGTTCCGGTGACACTCTTCCTCACCACGAACACCATCCGGGATCACATCGAGTACTTCCGCGCGCTGCAGCAAGCCGGAGCGGTCATCGAGAGTCACACCGTCTCGCACCCGCAACTGACAACGCTTGGCTACGAGCGGCAGAAGTACGAGCTCTGCCACGCAGCCGACCAGCTCGGCGAATGGTACGGCCAGCGACCCACGCTATTCCGTCCTCCCTATGGCGAAAAGAACGCCGACACACTTCGTGCCGCCTGGAGTTGCGGGCTCTTAGCCGGCTTCAACTGGCGGGAGTCAGCGAGGAACCGCGGTGTTGCCTACCAGAGGCCCGACCATCGGGTACACGCCGGCGACATCATCCTGATGCATTTCCGGGCGACGTTCCCGGATGACTTCGTCGCCGCGCTACGAGCGATCAAGGCGGCCGGGCTGACGCCGGCTGCCCTGGGGGACTACGCCCATGTCACGCCGATCCGCACGCCCGACGCTGTGCCCAGGAACCCGCTGTGA
- a CDS encoding transposase, whose amino-acid sequence MPSDAVTHPDLRNTTGCELRQGLGAFQRLATTVQTWWPQILVFIRAGITNAGSEGTNRVIKTVARDAYGFRNPANQQLRTRCATSRRHRGHLNSR is encoded by the coding sequence ATGCCGAGTGACGCCGTCACCCATCCTGACCTGCGCAACACAACCGGCTGCGAACTTAGGCAAGGACTCGGAGCGTTCCAGCGTCTGGCCACCACGGTGCAGACCTGGTGGCCGCAGATCCTCGTGTTCATCCGTGCCGGGATCACCAATGCCGGCTCGGAGGGTACCAACCGCGTGATCAAGACCGTGGCCCGCGACGCCTACGGGTTCCGTAACCCCGCCAACCAGCAACTGCGCACCCGCTGCGCCACGTCGCGGCGCCACCGCGGCCACCTCAACTCCCGCTGA
- a CDS encoding SDR family oxidoreductase, with product MRVAVVGATGRIGSLTVAALQRDGHDVVPISRTHGVDVVAGTGLDQALAEVDAVIDTTSVNAATEAEAVGFFTTATANLLAAEQRAGVVHHVVLSIARVRTVPGNPHMAGKRAQEADVEAGPIPYTIVPATQFYDFPAMAAGWVEHDGVAQLPPLLMQPIAPADVADILARVAVGAPQGRHRDIAGPEPQDLIDMARRTLAVQGRSIRLVPTWHGGIFDETAAGDALLPAADAEIAPTTFDEWLAAPREVSGS from the coding sequence ATGCGAGTAGCCGTGGTCGGGGCCACCGGGCGAATCGGATCTCTGACCGTTGCCGCTCTGCAGCGCGATGGGCACGACGTCGTGCCCATAAGTCGGACTCACGGCGTGGACGTCGTCGCCGGCACCGGACTCGACCAAGCCCTGGCCGAGGTAGACGCGGTCATCGACACCACCAGCGTCAACGCCGCGACCGAGGCCGAGGCCGTCGGCTTCTTCACCACCGCCACCGCCAACCTGCTCGCCGCCGAACAGCGCGCCGGGGTCGTCCACCATGTCGTGCTGTCCATCGCCCGGGTGCGCACGGTGCCCGGCAACCCCCACATGGCAGGCAAGCGCGCCCAGGAGGCCGACGTCGAGGCCGGGCCGATCCCGTACACCATCGTCCCCGCGACGCAGTTCTACGACTTCCCCGCGATGGCCGCCGGGTGGGTCGAACACGACGGCGTCGCGCAGCTGCCGCCGCTGTTGATGCAGCCGATCGCCCCCGCCGACGTCGCCGACATCCTTGCCCGGGTCGCCGTGGGTGCCCCGCAGGGCCGCCACCGCGACATCGCCGGACCCGAGCCGCAGGACCTGATCGACATGGCTCGCCGCACGCTCGCTGTCCAAGGCAGAAGCATCCGGCTCGTGCCGACCTGGCATGGCGGCATCTTCGACGAGACCGCGGCCGGCGACGCCCTGCTGCCCGCGGCCGACGCCGAGATAGCCCCGACGACCTTCGATGAGTGGCTGGCGGCTCCACGTGAAGTCAGCGGGAGTTGA
- a CDS encoding winged helix-turn-helix domain-containing protein gives MIDPGADRAVFRQLADLLRDRITSGDLAPGASLPSELRLAQEYRLSRTSVRQAIALLRSEGLVIVEPPRGTFVRSMEPTETVTLRKGDTASARMPTPAERRELDIGEGVPVLVVFRGDGSRELYVADRIRIGR, from the coding sequence GTGATCGACCCCGGCGCGGATCGAGCGGTGTTCCGGCAGCTCGCGGACCTACTGCGGGACCGGATCACGTCCGGCGATCTCGCGCCCGGCGCGTCGCTACCCAGCGAGCTGCGGCTGGCTCAGGAGTATCGGCTGAGTCGAACGAGTGTCCGGCAGGCCATAGCGCTACTCCGCTCGGAGGGGCTCGTGATCGTGGAACCGCCTCGCGGCACGTTCGTCCGCAGCATGGAGCCAACCGAGACGGTGACCCTCCGCAAGGGCGACACCGCCTCCGCCCGAATGCCCACCCCAGCCGAGCGGCGCGAGCTGGACATTGGCGAAGGCGTTCCAGTCCTGGTGGTGTTCCGCGGCGATGGCTCCCGCGAGCTGTACGTCGCCGATCGCATCCGCATCGGCCGCTGA
- a CDS encoding VOC family protein has protein sequence MRFEVVVLPVADVDRAKSFYKALGWREDLDVSGEGDIRVVQMTPPRSDCSIMFGRGLTSAAPGSMQGLYLAVNDIEAARAELVGRGAEVSEVFPDAGGGMPRANLKDGSLGWHRTGRATSRSPRSTTRTATAGSSKRSPSAFPAGCGECWTNTFLAEEEYSNAGDL, from the coding sequence ATGAGGTTCGAGGTCGTCGTACTGCCCGTCGCCGATGTGGACAGGGCCAAGAGCTTCTACAAGGCGCTTGGTTGGCGGGAGGATCTCGACGTCTCCGGAGAGGGAGATATCCGGGTGGTACAGATGACACCGCCCAGGTCGGACTGCTCGATAATGTTCGGCCGCGGGCTCACCTCGGCCGCGCCCGGCTCCATGCAGGGCCTGTACCTGGCGGTGAACGACATCGAGGCGGCCCGGGCCGAGCTGGTTGGCCGCGGCGCCGAGGTGAGCGAGGTATTCCCTGACGCAGGCGGCGGGATGCCCCGCGCGAACCTCAAGGACGGGTCCCTGGGCTGGCATCGAACCGGGCGAGCTACTTCTCGTTCGCCTCGTTCAACGACCCGGACGGCAACGGCTGGTTCCTCCAAGAGGTCACCGAGCGCTTTCCCGGCCGGCTGTGGTGAGTGCTGGACCAACACTTTTCTTGCCGAGGAGGAGTACTCGAATGCGGGCGACCTATGA
- a CDS encoding IS701 family transposase, translating into MAAGYRVDAQRWRMLFDDLLFTVGQRFRRPEPRRRVRDFVRGLLAPLPRKNCWTIAEHAGDAGPDGMQDLLTRVKWDDVAVRADVREFICEQFGDTEAVLVIDETGDLKKGRHTVGVQRQYSGTAGKIENCQLAVHLVYATEVVHAMLDAALYLPKSWCDDPQRRAEAGVPEQVRFATKPQLASRMIETAVTAGLPCRWVAGDEAYGADPRLAAQLRQLQLGYVLAVACSHQVTTSLGVYRVDALATGLPASAWQRVSAGRGAKGHRYYDWSFTALPAHRDQHGGHHWLLIRRNRTTGELAFYRCWSPEPVPLHTLVTVAGRRWKIEESFQAAKTGLGLDQHQNRRWTSWHRWTTLAILAHAFLAAATAHRDRPDPAGLIPLTVNELRHLFNVLIIEPTRRHTDPLLWSVRRRRHQARAMKSHYARQALIEP; encoded by the coding sequence GTGGCTGCCGGATACAGGGTAGACGCCCAGCGATGGCGGATGTTGTTCGACGACCTGCTGTTCACTGTCGGCCAACGTTTCCGCAGGCCGGAGCCCCGGCGGCGGGTACGGGACTTTGTCCGAGGCCTGCTGGCGCCGCTACCGCGTAAGAACTGCTGGACGATCGCTGAGCACGCCGGCGACGCCGGTCCGGACGGGATGCAGGACCTACTGACCCGGGTGAAGTGGGACGACGTGGCGGTCCGCGCCGACGTGCGTGAGTTCATCTGCGAGCAGTTCGGCGACACCGAAGCGGTACTGGTCATCGACGAGACCGGTGATCTGAAGAAGGGCCGGCACACCGTCGGCGTTCAACGGCAGTACTCCGGCACCGCCGGGAAGATCGAGAACTGCCAGCTCGCCGTGCATCTGGTCTACGCCACCGAGGTGGTTCACGCGATGCTCGACGCGGCCCTCTACCTCCCGAAATCGTGGTGCGACGACCCGCAACGCCGGGCTGAGGCGGGTGTCCCGGAGCAGGTGCGGTTCGCGACCAAGCCACAGCTGGCGTCCCGGATGATCGAGACCGCGGTCACCGCCGGGCTGCCCTGCCGCTGGGTGGCCGGCGACGAAGCCTACGGCGCTGACCCGCGCCTGGCCGCCCAGCTTCGTCAGTTGCAACTGGGCTACGTCCTGGCGGTGGCCTGCTCACATCAGGTGACCACCAGCCTCGGTGTCTACCGCGTAGACGCGCTGGCCACGGGACTGCCCGCTTCTGCCTGGCAGCGCGTGTCCGCCGGTCGAGGCGCCAAGGGACACCGCTACTACGACTGGTCCTTCACCGCCCTACCCGCCCACCGCGACCAGCACGGAGGACACCACTGGCTCCTGATCCGCCGCAACCGGACAACCGGCGAGCTGGCCTTCTACCGCTGCTGGTCACCCGAACCCGTCCCGCTGCACACCCTCGTCACAGTGGCCGGGCGGCGCTGGAAAATTGAAGAGTCGTTCCAAGCCGCGAAGACCGGCCTCGGCCTCGACCAGCACCAGAACCGCCGCTGGACGTCCTGGCACCGCTGGACCACCCTGGCGATCCTCGCCCACGCCTTCCTCGCCGCTGCCACCGCTCACCGCGACCGGCCCGACCCGGCCGGGCTGATCCCGCTAACCGTCAACGAGCTACGCCACCTGTTCAACGTCCTGATCATCGAGCCCACCCGCCGCCACACCGATCCCTTGCTCTGGTCGGTCCGCCGACGCCGCCACCAAGCCCGCGCCATGAAAAGCCATTACGCCCGACAAGCCCTCATCGAGCCGTGA
- a CDS encoding IS701 family transposase encodes MARIAGRFRRVEPRRRARAYVLGLLSPLAGKNGWTLAEAAGENTPDGMQRLLNTAVWDADAVRDDLRDYVAEHLGDADAILIIDETGFLKKGTKSAGVQRQYSGTAGRTENCQLGVFLAYASAQGRTLVDRELYLPQGWCADDARRTEAAVPAKVRFATKPALGLQMLRRALDAGLPARWVTADEAYGKDSKFRLWLQGRRMGYVLAVACNQKIPTDGGSARADELAAAAPAPAWKRRSCGEGAKGPRLFDWAVATLPDTGTGDHGFTRWLLIRRSITDPTEHAYYLCYGPADTNDEELIRVAGARWAIEECFQTAKGQVGLDDYQVRRYDAWYRHITLAMCAHAFLAVTAAQAQKGAPPTGPGSSPSASPRLDVSWHT; translated from the coding sequence ATGGCGCGGATCGCTGGCCGGTTTCGGCGGGTGGAGCCACGTCGGCGTGCCCGCGCGTACGTGCTGGGCCTGCTGTCGCCGCTGGCCGGCAAGAACGGCTGGACCTTGGCCGAGGCGGCCGGGGAGAACACACCTGACGGCATGCAACGCCTGCTCAACACCGCGGTCTGGGACGCCGACGCGGTCCGCGACGACCTACGCGACTACGTCGCAGAGCACCTCGGCGACGCCGACGCCATTCTGATCATCGATGAGACGGGGTTCCTGAAGAAGGGAACCAAGTCCGCCGGCGTCCAACGCCAATACTCCGGGACCGCCGGCCGGACCGAAAACTGCCAGCTCGGGGTGTTCCTTGCCTACGCGTCCGCGCAGGGGCGCACCTTGGTCGACCGGGAGCTGTATCTGCCGCAAGGCTGGTGCGCCGATGACGCCCGGCGTACCGAAGCCGCGGTACCGGCAAAGGTGCGGTTCGCGACCAAGCCGGCACTGGGGTTGCAGATGCTGCGCCGCGCACTGGACGCGGGGCTGCCGGCCCGGTGGGTGACCGCCGACGAGGCCTACGGCAAGGACAGCAAGTTTCGGCTGTGGCTGCAGGGCCGGCGCATGGGCTACGTCCTGGCCGTGGCCTGTAACCAAAAGATCCCGACCGACGGCGGCAGCGCCCGCGCCGACGAACTGGCCGCCGCAGCCCCTGCCCCGGCCTGGAAGCGGCGCAGCTGCGGCGAGGGCGCCAAAGGACCCCGCCTATTCGACTGGGCCGTCGCCACCCTGCCCGACACCGGCACCGGCGACCACGGATTCACCCGCTGGCTGCTCATCCGCCGGTCGATCACCGACCCAACCGAGCACGCCTACTACCTGTGCTACGGACCGGCCGACACCAACGATGAGGAACTTATCCGTGTGGCCGGCGCCCGGTGGGCGATCGAAGAGTGCTTCCAGACCGCCAAGGGACAGGTCGGCCTGGACGACTACCAGGTGCGCCGCTACGACGCTTGGTACCGGCACATAACGCTCGCTATGTGCGCCCACGCCTTCCTCGCCGTCACCGCCGCCCAGGCGCAAAAAGGGGCACCACCGACCGGGCCGGGCTCGTCCCCCTCAGCCTCGCCGAGACTCGACGTCTCCTGGCACACCTGA